Proteins encoded in a region of the Candidatus Saccharimonadia bacterium genome:
- a CDS encoding RsmD family RNA methyltransferase: protein MKILAGSLGGRFIAQPPSRSVRPLSEKVRGALFDIVGDITGFTVLDAYAGSGAAGFEATSRGATLVDAIEANARVARTIQSNAAALGLDWGYVLHQLTVETWLASPAQQPSAPRYGLIIADPPYAQLDPDVIARLAAYLASGGILALSHSSKLTSPSIEPLRLVKSKTYGDTALSFYALPNST, encoded by the coding sequence ATGAAAATCCTGGCCGGCTCCCTCGGCGGCCGCTTCATTGCTCAGCCACCCAGCCGCAGCGTGCGCCCGCTGTCCGAAAAGGTGCGGGGGGCGCTGTTCGACATCGTCGGCGACATCACGGGCTTCACGGTACTCGACGCCTACGCCGGCTCCGGCGCCGCCGGCTTCGAGGCCACCAGCCGCGGCGCCACGCTCGTAGACGCCATCGAGGCCAATGCTCGGGTGGCGCGCACCATCCAATCCAACGCTGCCGCCCTCGGCCTCGATTGGGGCTACGTGCTGCACCAGCTCACGGTCGAAACCTGGCTCGCTTCGCCCGCGCAGCAACCGTCGGCGCCGCGCTACGGCCTCATCATCGCCGACCCGCCCTACGCCCAGCTCGATCCCGATGTCATCGCCCGACTCGCCGCCTACCTGGCGTCGGGCGGCATTTTAGCGCTATCGCATTCCAGCAAGCTCACCTCACCGAGCATCGAACCCCTCCGCCTTGTCAAATCCAAAACCTACGGCGACACGGCGTTGAGTTTCTACGCGCTCCCGAATAGCACGTAG
- a CDS encoding response regulator, which translates to MQKILLVEDDPLIYRLYQKVFALEGFEVQLAENGQSALDQLKTFHPDIILLDIMMRAMNGLEVLDKLGADPTTATIPVLVLTNISDTRITQRATEKGAAAVMIKSESEPDAVIAMVRSILAKPAGQ; encoded by the coding sequence ATGCAAAAAATCCTGCTCGTCGAAGACGACCCTCTCATTTATCGCCTCTACCAAAAGGTTTTCGCCCTCGAAGGCTTCGAAGTGCAGCTGGCTGAAAACGGCCAGTCGGCGCTCGATCAGCTCAAAACCTTTCACCCCGACATCATCTTGCTCGATATCATGATGCGCGCCATGAACGGTCTGGAGGTGCTCGACAAACTAGGAGCCGACCCCACAACCGCCACGATCCCGGTGCTCGTGCTCACCAACATATCCGACACCCGCATCACCCAGCGCGCCACCGAAAAAGGTGCCGCCGCCGTGATGATCAAAAGCGAATCAGAGCCAGACGCCGTGATCGCGATGGTGCGGAGCATCCTGGCCAAGCCCGCCGGGCAATAG
- a CDS encoding HAMP domain-containing sensor histidine kinase, with product MPETYHQQLRRQINEALGADAKLPADLQKLLHHISDTYSQFDAERAQAQTTIKLRTEQLMASTSRAYSFLDSLHRGFIMCDVNPEVVLTNLSVRAMLSADEPPSPSGANREWTLAAIDTLLQPALHLKDLIRASLASNQPREFKEVSFGKRVLRLFIAPMINEVNGDQQPIGAVILVEDITEQKVLDRSKDEFFSIASHELRTPLTAIRGNASVIKKYYAESLKDPSLVEMIDDIHESSVRLIEIVNDFLNVSALEQGKIQMNPEALALADAVSEVTRELQALSDAKGLALVVDPSVPAAPLVTADKQRIKQVIYNLIGNAIKFTDQGSITATARADQNFVYCTVTDTGHGMPPESHRLLFRKFQQAGSSLLTRDNTKGTGLGLYISKLIVELSGGKIELEHSEVGKGSAFTFSLPRAASRQ from the coding sequence ATGCCAGAAACGTACCATCAGCAGCTGCGCCGCCAAATCAACGAAGCCCTGGGCGCAGATGCCAAGCTTCCGGCCGACCTGCAGAAGTTGCTGCACCACATCAGCGACACCTACAGCCAATTTGACGCCGAGCGAGCTCAGGCCCAAACCACCATCAAGCTCCGAACCGAGCAGCTCATGGCCTCCACTTCTCGGGCATACTCGTTTCTTGATAGCCTGCACAGGGGATTCATCATGTGCGACGTCAATCCCGAAGTGGTCCTCACCAATCTCTCGGTGCGCGCGATGTTGTCTGCCGACGAACCCCCGTCGCCATCCGGGGCCAACCGCGAGTGGACGCTCGCCGCAATCGATACCCTCTTGCAGCCCGCCTTGCACCTCAAAGACCTCATTCGAGCCAGCCTCGCGTCAAACCAACCCCGCGAATTCAAAGAAGTTAGCTTTGGCAAGCGCGTTCTGCGGTTGTTCATCGCCCCCATGATCAACGAAGTAAACGGCGACCAACAACCAATCGGGGCAGTGATACTCGTGGAGGACATCACCGAGCAGAAGGTATTGGATCGCTCCAAAGACGAATTCTTTTCCATTGCCTCCCACGAACTGCGCACCCCGCTCACCGCCATTCGCGGCAATGCCTCGGTCATCAAAAAATACTATGCCGAAAGCCTCAAAGACCCCAGCCTCGTCGAAATGATCGACGATATTCACGAATCATCCGTGCGCCTCATCGAGATCGTCAACGATTTCCTCAACGTTTCGGCTCTCGAGCAAGGCAAAATCCAAATGAACCCCGAGGCGTTGGCGCTGGCTGATGCCGTCAGTGAAGTCACCCGCGAGCTTCAGGCTTTGAGTGACGCCAAAGGCCTTGCCCTGGTCGTCGACCCGAGTGTTCCAGCCGCACCATTGGTAACCGCCGATAAACAGCGCATCAAACAAGTCATATACAACCTCATCGGCAACGCCATCAAATTTACCGACCAGGGCAGCATCACCGCCACGGCGCGGGCCGACCAAAACTTCGTTTACTGCACCGTTACCGACACCGGTCACGGCATGCCGCCCGAAAGTCACCGGCTGCTGTTTCGCAAATTCCAGCAGGCCGGCAGTAGCCTGCTGACCCGCGACAATACCAAGGGCACTGGTCTGGGCCTCTATATATCCAAGCTTATCGTGGAGCTTTCGGGGGGCAAGATCGAGCTGGAGCACTCTGAGGTGGGCAAAGGCAGTGCATTTACGTTTAGCCTGCCGCGCGCCGCTTCCAGACAATAA
- a CDS encoding DUF4082 domain-containing protein, whose product MSLTKLRSALAAAVLPVAAFMPLLAPAGTARAFSSCPTDPLSALTPYEANYNDSAAVDVGVKFNVHGAPFVRGVKFYKGTDNTGTHVAHLFDYSASTELASATYTSETSTGWQTVNFSSDVPVDDTHTFGVWVEMPDGHYAVDGAGGNGTNNFGATPGGHGQFGTADDVVVIPQGNSGIYEYEPQAGVPSNTTDLNYWVSPIVGDTTAPSVEVGNMSVTDDASGPSVDWDAPGADTNAATSDGTPVRTAVERIQGESSDWIVGSQSGDLSSWSDGPNDPTALPGTAYTYKVINYDGCGNASSGATDTVTTASQSLDHIFSGNPANTDTGQTDPLTVGLRWHADEPGYVWGVRVYRASGTQYTGSLQNFVSLWDTASTTTAMATRNIPHGNNQSGWIDVRFDAPVAVDANHDYVVGYLSRNGLETYTNGTLSSDVTNSHLTAVGDTEGTPNGVYSTSGGYPGTRSGNDTWYGLDVDWYPAP is encoded by the coding sequence ATGTCATTAACAAAGCTGCGATCAGCGCTAGCGGCGGCGGTATTGCCGGTGGCCGCATTTATGCCGCTGCTCGCGCCGGCCGGGACGGCCCGGGCATTTTCAAGCTGCCCCACCGACCCGCTATCGGCCCTCACCCCGTACGAAGCAAATTATAACGACTCAGCCGCTGTCGATGTCGGCGTCAAATTCAACGTGCACGGCGCGCCGTTTGTGCGCGGCGTCAAATTCTACAAAGGCACCGACAACACCGGCACCCACGTAGCGCACCTTTTCGACTACTCAGCTTCCACCGAGCTCGCCTCGGCCACCTACACCAGCGAAACCAGCACTGGTTGGCAGACCGTAAACTTCTCGAGCGACGTGCCGGTGGACGACACCCACACCTTCGGCGTGTGGGTTGAAATGCCCGACGGCCACTACGCTGTTGATGGCGCCGGCGGCAACGGCACCAACAACTTTGGCGCCACCCCCGGCGGCCACGGCCAATTCGGCACTGCCGATGACGTGGTCGTGATTCCCCAGGGCAACTCGGGCATCTACGAGTACGAGCCGCAAGCCGGCGTGCCTAGCAACACCACCGACCTCAACTACTGGGTATCGCCCATAGTCGGCGACACCACCGCTCCGTCGGTTGAGGTGGGCAACATGTCGGTCACCGATGACGCTTCCGGTCCCTCCGTGGATTGGGACGCCCCCGGCGCGGACACCAACGCGGCCACCAGTGATGGCACCCCGGTCCGGACCGCGGTTGAGCGCATCCAGGGCGAAAGCAGCGACTGGATCGTTGGCAGCCAGTCGGGCGATCTCTCAAGCTGGAGCGACGGTCCCAACGACCCCACCGCCCTTCCCGGCACCGCGTACACCTACAAGGTCATTAACTACGACGGCTGCGGCAATGCCTCCTCCGGCGCCACCGACACCGTAACGACCGCCAGCCAATCGCTCGACCACATCTTCTCGGGCAACCCGGCCAACACCGACACGGGCCAAACCGACCCGCTCACCGTCGGCCTGCGCTGGCACGCTGATGAGCCCGGCTATGTCTGGGGCGTGCGCGTGTACCGCGCCAGCGGCACCCAGTACACCGGCAGCCTGCAAAACTTCGTTAGCCTTTGGGATACCGCCTCAACCACCACGGCTATGGCCACGCGCAACATCCCTCATGGCAACAACCAATCCGGTTGGATTGACGTACGCTTCGACGCACCCGTAGCCGTGGACGCCAACCACGACTATGTCGTGGGCTACCTCAGCCGTAACGGCCTCGAAACCTACACCAACGGCACCCTGAGCAGTGACGTCACCAACAGTCACCTCACCGCCGTCGGCGACACCGAGGGTACACCCAATGGTGTCTACTCAACCTCGGGCGGCTACCCCGGCACCCGCTCGGGCAACGACACCTGGTACGGCCTCGATGTAGACTGGTACCCCGCTCCGTAA
- a CDS encoding carbohydrate kinase family protein yields MKKYELLAVGGVYIDINSTGAPFDERGLAVETELVAGDYEFTLGGSALNFSRLCVALGLSAVMVGKTGQDRPGEMLARMIEQAGIRPALVVDAAVHTNIGMNFVNDQAHTLMAAMGTANQALTADEVLERAEPLLPEVEYLYLGSCLKLKRLLPAYEELAERARATDTRIVVDHGRLNAGSTEGDLAMVRELVRRADYYFPSRDEFLALWGFGAIEAGLEDHDWGDTRVAVKDGARGAWGLVGGNVVRVPAHDVRPVNMVGAGDSFNAGVIAAVRAGKDLETAMRYGSATAALKISRPGLPTLAEVERLVKAGA; encoded by the coding sequence ATGAAAAAATACGAGCTTTTGGCTGTCGGCGGGGTGTATATCGACATTAATTCAACCGGTGCGCCGTTTGATGAGCGCGGGCTAGCCGTGGAGACCGAGTTGGTGGCCGGAGATTACGAGTTTACGCTTGGGGGTTCGGCGCTGAATTTTAGCCGGCTATGTGTCGCGCTGGGGCTGTCGGCCGTGATGGTGGGCAAAACTGGGCAAGATCGGCCCGGAGAAATGTTGGCGCGAATGATCGAGCAGGCCGGAATTCGACCGGCGCTAGTGGTTGATGCGGCGGTGCATACGAATATTGGCATGAATTTCGTGAATGACCAGGCGCACACCCTGATGGCGGCGATGGGCACGGCCAACCAGGCTCTGACGGCCGATGAGGTGTTGGAGCGGGCCGAACCGCTGCTACCCGAAGTGGAGTATTTGTACCTAGGCAGCTGTCTTAAGCTCAAGCGGCTGCTGCCAGCCTATGAAGAATTGGCCGAGCGAGCGAGGGCGACCGATACGCGAATTGTGGTAGATCACGGCCGGCTAAATGCCGGTTCGACCGAGGGCGATCTTGCCATGGTGCGCGAACTGGTGCGTCGGGCGGATTATTACTTCCCGAGTCGCGATGAGTTTTTGGCGCTGTGGGGGTTTGGTGCGATCGAGGCTGGGCTTGAAGACCACGATTGGGGCGACACGCGGGTGGCGGTGAAAGACGGCGCGCGTGGTGCCTGGGGGCTGGTAGGTGGCAATGTCGTTCGAGTGCCGGCCCATGACGTGAGACCTGTGAATATGGTGGGTGCGGGCGATAGCTTCAATGCCGGGGTCATCGCGGCGGTGCGGGCCGGCAAAGATCTGGAGACGGCCATGCGCTACGGCAGTGCCACAGCAGCGCTGAAAATTTCGCGGCCGGGCCTGCCGACACTGGCCGAGGTGGAGCGACTCGTGAAGGCGGGGGCGTAA
- the tig gene encoding trigger factor: METKLITRTDTEIQFTVVLDEAYLKPIKAEMFDHLRGRVKAAGFRPGKAPDMIVERELGSGTVHSEIIDHAIQHSYPDAIKEHAVQTVSGPKVSLEKFVPYTELVYKVTVELLPKVKLPDFKKLRVKRPAIKVEKAEIERTIEDLRRREAARLESEQPAKKGDEVNFDFDGTKDGQSVSGASAKNQTLQLGSGQFIPGFEDEMIGLKKGDEKTFDIRFPESYHEKTLADQVVTFAIKINTVTELVLPEIDESFINAVSPFKSLDELKADITAKISGEKAEAASREYEQEVLNKLLKNSDYQTPETLVEQQLERMRTELEQNLAYSGLDLTKYLDLSGKTRAELDTEMRPEAQRRVGLALVLTEVAAAEQLSVSAEELDAEISRLKQSYPDPSTQAELENASTREEVYNHLMSSKVIARLVSYAEAK, translated from the coding sequence ATGGAAACCAAGCTTATCACCCGCACCGACACCGAAATTCAGTTCACGGTAGTCCTCGACGAGGCCTATCTCAAGCCCATCAAGGCTGAAATGTTCGATCATCTGCGCGGCCGCGTCAAGGCCGCCGGCTTCCGCCCCGGCAAAGCTCCCGACATGATCGTGGAGCGTGAGCTTGGATCGGGCACCGTTCACAGCGAAATTATCGATCACGCTATTCAACATTCGTATCCCGATGCCATCAAGGAGCACGCCGTCCAAACCGTTTCCGGCCCCAAAGTATCGCTCGAAAAGTTCGTCCCCTACACCGAACTCGTCTATAAAGTGACCGTCGAGCTCCTGCCCAAAGTCAAACTGCCCGATTTCAAAAAACTACGCGTGAAGCGACCCGCCATCAAGGTCGAAAAAGCCGAAATCGAGCGCACCATCGAAGACTTGCGCCGCCGTGAAGCCGCTCGCCTCGAGAGCGAGCAGCCGGCCAAGAAGGGTGATGAAGTCAATTTTGATTTCGACGGCACCAAAGACGGCCAGTCCGTCTCCGGCGCTTCGGCCAAAAACCAGACCCTCCAGCTTGGCTCTGGCCAATTTATCCCCGGCTTCGAAGACGAAATGATCGGCCTCAAAAAAGGCGACGAGAAAACCTTCGACATCCGTTTCCCCGAAAGCTACCACGAAAAAACCTTGGCCGATCAGGTGGTCACCTTCGCCATCAAGATCAACACGGTCACCGAGCTGGTGCTGCCCGAGATCGACGAATCATTCATCAACGCCGTCAGCCCGTTCAAATCACTCGACGAGCTTAAGGCCGACATTACCGCCAAAATCTCCGGCGAAAAGGCCGAAGCCGCCTCGCGCGAGTACGAGCAAGAAGTCCTCAATAAGCTCCTCAAAAATTCTGACTACCAAACCCCTGAGACGCTCGTGGAGCAGCAGCTGGAGCGTATGCGCACCGAGCTCGAACAAAACCTCGCCTACAGTGGGCTTGATCTGACCAAATACCTCGACCTCTCGGGCAAGACCCGCGCCGAGCTCGACACCGAAATGCGCCCCGAAGCTCAGCGACGCGTCGGCCTGGCGCTCGTCCTCACCGAAGTGGCCGCGGCCGAGCAGTTGAGCGTGAGCGCCGAGGAACTCGACGCCGAAATCAGCCGCCTCAAGCAATCGTACCCCGACCCTAGCACCCAGGCCGAACTCGAAAACGCCAGCACCCGCGAAGAGGTCTACAACCATCTCATGAGCTCCAAAGTCATTGCCCGGCTCGTCAGTTACGCCGAAGCCAAATAG
- a CDS encoding ATP-dependent Clp protease proteolytic subunit codes for MKPTSQSILIPTVIEKTPGGERAYDIYSRLLKERIVFLGTGIDDTVANLIVAQLLFLESEDASKDIQLYINSPGGQVYSGLAIVDTMHLIKPAVSTIVVGVAASMGAIIASQGEKGKRFALPNAKIMMHQPSSGFEGTSADIEISAREVLSLRHRIDEMLADATGHPIEKINHDTDRDYWLTAQAAAEYGVIDKVITKSASATK; via the coding sequence ATGAAGCCAACCAGCCAATCCATTTTGATCCCCACCGTCATCGAGAAAACTCCCGGCGGCGAGCGCGCTTACGATATCTATTCGCGTTTGCTCAAAGAACGCATCGTGTTTCTGGGCACCGGCATCGATGACACGGTCGCCAACCTCATCGTGGCGCAGTTGTTGTTCCTCGAAAGCGAAGATGCCAGCAAAGACATTCAGCTCTACATCAACTCACCCGGCGGGCAAGTGTACTCGGGCCTGGCCATCGTCGACACCATGCACCTCATCAAGCCGGCCGTTTCCACTATCGTGGTGGGGGTGGCGGCCTCCATGGGTGCCATCATTGCCTCTCAGGGTGAAAAGGGCAAGCGTTTCGCGTTACCAAATGCTAAGATAATGATGCACCAGCCGTCCTCAGGCTTTGAAGGCACTTCGGCCGATATCGAGATCTCGGCCCGCGAAGTGCTCAGCCTGCGTCACCGCATCGACGAAATGCTAGCTGATGCCACGGGTCACCCCATCGAAAAGATCAATCACGACACCGATCGCGATTATTGGCTGACCGCGCAGGCCGCCGCCGAGTACGGCGTGATCGACAAAGTCATTACCAAATCCGCCTCCGCTACGAAATAA
- a CDS encoding MFS transporter produces the protein MKRRTEIPAQFVTDDASIVRNASFNRLWSAQILSQIAQNLLNFALIIRVFQLAQGTRLANVSVALLILSFGIPSLLFAAAAGVYVDHWNKKRVLIIANVTRALLVLGYLAFEHNLYLVLLLTFLISTATQFFTPAEAAAIPALVSKKHLQRANSLFVFTIYASFIIGYSASAPVIAAFGPSGPYILTAIMFALASALVWVLPDIQVERSKGMPFRHVVRHTWSELRDNWELIRTTHNLSFPILQLTVAQSILGVILALAPALSLAVLGLPLQNSSHYLIIPAGIGMVLGVVLIDRLTALVPRIRLIVGGVIAGAVALTLLGLADRLHHFTDGKVMLAHYQIGLIVIPIVFMLGFTNAVVSVAAQTLLQENTTEQSRGKVFGALGMMINIAATLPIFFAGILADLTSVNIVISTLGLLLLAFALGQFWYLRRSGKLG, from the coding sequence TTGAAGCGCCGCACCGAGATACCGGCCCAGTTCGTCACTGACGACGCCTCGATCGTCCGTAATGCCAGCTTCAATCGGCTCTGGAGCGCGCAGATTCTGTCGCAGATTGCGCAGAACCTGCTCAACTTTGCCCTCATCATCCGCGTCTTCCAGCTCGCCCAAGGCACACGCCTCGCCAACGTCTCGGTGGCACTGCTCATTTTGAGCTTTGGCATCCCATCGCTGCTCTTCGCCGCCGCGGCCGGCGTGTACGTGGATCACTGGAACAAAAAGCGGGTGCTCATCATCGCCAATGTCACCCGGGCGCTGCTGGTGCTCGGGTATTTGGCCTTCGAGCATAATCTGTATCTCGTGTTGCTGCTGACCTTCCTCATCTCCACCGCCACCCAGTTTTTTACCCCCGCCGAAGCCGCGGCCATACCGGCCCTGGTGTCCAAAAAACACCTCCAGCGCGCCAATTCGCTGTTCGTTTTTACCATCTACGCCTCGTTTATAATTGGCTATTCCGCTTCGGCGCCGGTGATCGCCGCCTTTGGACCCAGCGGACCGTACATCCTCACGGCTATTATGTTTGCCCTAGCCTCGGCGCTGGTGTGGGTGCTGCCCGATATTCAGGTGGAACGCTCCAAGGGCATGCCATTTAGGCACGTAGTGCGCCATACCTGGAGCGAACTGCGCGACAACTGGGAGCTCATTCGCACCACTCACAATCTATCGTTTCCCATCCTCCAGCTCACCGTCGCGCAGTCCATTCTGGGAGTCATCCTGGCGCTCGCTCCGGCTCTATCACTGGCAGTTTTAGGCTTGCCATTGCAAAATTCATCGCATTACCTCATTATTCCAGCCGGCATTGGCATGGTGCTTGGAGTAGTACTCATTGATCGCCTAACGGCGCTCGTGCCACGCATCCGGCTTATCGTGGGCGGGGTGATCGCCGGCGCTGTCGCTCTCACGCTGCTCGGTTTGGCCGACCGCTTGCACCATTTCACCGACGGCAAGGTTATGCTGGCGCATTACCAGATCGGCCTGATTGTCATCCCGATTGTTTTCATGCTGGGGTTCACGAATGCGGTCGTGTCGGTGGCAGCCCAAACGCTGCTGCAGGAAAACACCACCGAACAGAGCCGCGGCAAGGTCTTTGGCGCGCTCGGTATGATGATTAACATCGCCGCCACGCTGCCCATTTTCTTTGCCGGCATATTAGCCGATCTCACGAGTGTTAATATTGTCATCTCTACCCTTGGGCTCCTTCTGCTTGCATTTGCTCTCGGGCAATTTTGGTACCTCCGCCGCTCTGGTAAACTCGGCTAA